The genomic stretch GTGCTCCCATGTGCGGCTGCGGCAGTCCAGCAGGAAGGCGTGGTCGGCTTGTGCAAGAACACTGACGTATTGGTCCATGATCCCGCACGGTACACCCGCGAACTCGTGCTCCACAGCCCGGGCCAGATCCGCCAGGTCCGTCCCCTCCGGGATGGCCTCAGCGAGCGCACCCAGTGCCAGTGCGGTGGCCACCTCCAGCGCGGCGGAACTCGACAGACCGCCCCCGACCGGCACATCGCTCGCAATCAGTACATCCACCCCCGGCACCACGGCGCCCCGCCGTTGCAGATGCACGGCGACTCCAGCGATGTACGCTGTCCAGGTCGGGAGGGTTTCGCGTTGCCAGGCATCCCGCGGCCACTCCGCACAGGCGCCGGCCATATTCATGGCGACCACACGGAGCCGGTCGTCCCTACGCGGGGCTACCGCCACCCAAGTGTTCTGCTCGAGGGCCATGGGGAGCACGAAGCCCTCGTTGTAGTCGGTGTGCTCTCCGATCAGGTTCACGCGCCCCGGGGCGCGGGCCAGCACGCTGGGGGGCCGGGCGAAATGATGCTCGAAGGCCTCATGAACCGACGACCCCTGAAGTGGCGATTGTGGCATGTCCGCTCTGTCGTTTGGCGCGCTCCCGGAGAATCGGAAGCAGCTTGGAAATCTCTTGGGCGTAGCCGCTGTTAGGGAACTCGCGCACCAACTGCTGCCCGGTGTCGATCGCGCGGGGCAACTGGCGGTACGAAACCGCCATTGTAAACTGGGTCTTCAGTCGCTCCAAGCGGGCCTTGAACACCCCGCGGGCCGATTCCTTCAGGGCTTCGGCCTCCTGCGCCACCAGGTACTGGTCGAGCTGGTAGAGCAGAGCGTGAGCACGGTCAATGTCATGGTGGCGGACGGCTTCGTCATATTCACGGAGTAATTGCTGCTTCACCTCGCTGCGCCACTCCTCCAGCTCCTGCGGTAGATCGGCAATGGCGCTACTGTCCGGGAACAGCCGCGCCATGCGCTCAAATTCTGCCTGTGCCTGGCTCCATTTCCGCTCTCCACACAACGTGCGAAAGCGATGCACAGCCGCTGCCACCCGTTCTTCGGTCGTAGACCGGCGGGCCTCCTCCAGCCGTTCGTCGAGATAGGCCGCCTCATCGCGGTAGCCGAGCTCCTCGCCCAGATCGCGAATCAGATGCTCGGCAAGTTCCCAATCCTGGCGCACAAGCGCACTCTGGATCGTATCGCGGACGAACTCATAATCCTTTTCGCGGTAGACCAGCCGTTTGGCCCAGTCCGAGAGCGAACTGTTGTCGGCAATCAGCCGCACATGGGTCTCCTGCCGCCGCAGCAGGTCAGTGGACTCCAACAGCGTGTCATAGGCGCGGTAGCAGTAGCTCACAAACTTGAGGATCAGCAGCAACTGGCAATACAGCAGCACCCCCAACAGCAGACATGCGAGACCGCTGCCCGCCAGCGCCAGGCCCAGTCCCCGGTTACCATGGCCGATCCATTCCACGACCCCAAGGATGCAGGCCCCCGCGGCACCAAGCAGCGTCACCACGAGCACCGTAGTCGCCACCCGCCGCAGTTTCACGGTTCCCACAGAC from Phycisphaerales bacterium encodes the following:
- the galK gene encoding galactokinase; amino-acid sequence: MPQSPLQGSSVHEAFEHHFARPPSVLARAPGRVNLIGEHTDYNEGFVLPMALEQNTWVAVAPRRDDRLRVVAMNMAGACAEWPRDAWQRETLPTWTAYIAGVAVHLQRRGAVVPGVDVLIASDVPVGGGLSSSAALEVATALALGALAEAIPEGTDLADLARAVEHEFAGVPCGIMDQYVSVLAQADHAFLLDCRSRTWEHIPLRLGSAVVLVINSGVRHSLAAGEYALRQTQCRAAVSYFQRLDPKIRALRDVSVGLVPAHVEALPPEVFRRARHVTTEDVRTQAAARALQAGDLITLGRLMVASHESLRDDYEVSCDELDRLVAIARAVPGVYGARLTGGGFGGCIVVIAEEAALPAIESAVRTQYDAAGFGPAHLTPTRPGPGAALVHCD